The genomic segment CTGTTGTCATTCTCCATGTTAAAACCTCTCTTGGAGTTTTTATTAATTCGACCTCTTGAGCAACTGAGCGTATGACTGACATTACGCGCTCTTCCTCCCAAGTGTGGATATATAAATAAGGAAAACGAGCCTTTAGTAAGTTTGCAAGTAATAATTTTGTTTTTGTTTGATTTAATTTAATTGCCATTATCCAACCACCTTTGCATCTAGTTATTGATTAAAAAAAATATAGATTGTCGTTAATACTTTTTAATAATCAATGACTCTTCCCGATTTCTTTTCCTTAGATATATGATCTACATGTGAAAAAGTCACTTTTTTCTCTATATTTTGAATAGCACGTTCTTTTAATTGCATTATTTCAGAGAACTCTTTAAATGATTGAAAACCACCTATTTCTTGGCGTTTAATCACCACTTTTTTAGCTAAAATAATTCCGATTTCTGGTATAGAAGCAATTTCTCTTTCAGATGCTATGTTAAGGTTAATTTTATTTACTTGTACGGTATCTACCGGGGTTGGTGTAGTAATTTCTTCTGAATTTACTAGCTTCCTTTTTTTAGTAGCAGTTTGGGGCTTAGGAGGACGAGTTATTGTACTTTCTGATACATTGAATCTTTCCTTAGCTTCTTGTCGTAGCTTCGAATATTTTTGATTGTCCAACACTTTCTCTTTGGATTGTAAGACATCTAATTGGATCAGATAGATAGGACGAATCTTGTATGCATGGATTACTGAAATGATCCAAAATAAAAGCGCAGTTAATGCTGTGATTCCTGAAGTAGGTAAAATAAATACTACAATACACACTGCTAGATAAACCAATCCATACACTATCCAACGTGGTTTCTTTACTCTCACTCCAACGAATAAGAAACTTATAAAACTAGTTATGCCAAAAGGCAATAAAGTTAATAGTATCCACCAGCTATTGGTCAATTCCCAATACTTACCTTTCCCTGTGTACATTGGTGCCATTCAATTCACTCCTATTCTCTATTGATTTAATATGTAAGTAACTTGTATTGAATTATCTTCTAATACTTCCTCTTTCTCTAAAATCAATCCTTGTTGTTTAGCCTTATTAATGAGGTTTTGATATACACTTTGTTGAAGGTAATGGGTATAAGATTCTTCAACATTACTAATCCACTCCATGTACTCACCTTTATCCGCTGAATTTGGTAATACTAATGAATAACACCCCTGTTCGCCTATGATAAAGGTAACCTCATTGTCATGAATTATTTTCAAATCTAAGGGTTCTTCAACCTGCCGAAATGAACAATCCCATTCTTCTAGTGCTTGCTTTAAAAGATTTTCATCCTTCATACGGGTTTCAATAATTGTATATTGATTTTCTCTAAACTCTGATATACCTTCAACGATTTCCTTTGTTAAAGCAAAGGCTAAGGGAATTAATACAATCTCTAAACTCATAACTATTCCTCCTTACGTACATAACCTAATTGAAGTAACATATCTAAATCAACGGAATTAGCCATGCCATTCGCTGTGATAGTTCCGTTCGGGTGTATATTTATTTCTAATTTATTCTGAATGGTAGAAAGATAATCTTCAAGATGTTTATAAACATCAGATAAAAAGCGGTATTTTTGGTTTTTTGATCCAATCCAAGGATAGCTAAGATCATGCTTACTTTCAATATAAGGACCATCTATGAGTAGATCGGTAGCCTTTATTAAACGATGCCAATTAGGATTATTGGAATTGATGATCGAAGCGTAATCATAGCCTGTAAATGTTACAATTGATAAACCAATTTTTTTTATTTTACTCGCTAGAATACTTAATTCTTGAGCCTGATGGAAAGGTTCTCCTCCTAAAAAAGTAACGCCCTCCAATTCTGGGGTGGTTTGTGAAGTACTTTCAATATCACTAAATATTTCGTCAATATCTTGTACAATGCCACCATTCATATCCCATGTATGTGGATTAAAACATCCTTCACATCTAATAAGACATCCTTGAACCCATATTGCATATCGTAATCCAGGTCCCTCAACTCTAGTCTTTTTCTCAATTCTAGAAATTCGCAAGGAAGACAAATAATCACCTACTTGTTTGTTAGTTTATAATAACACTAATTTTGGAAATAAAATGTTAAGTATGAAATATCCATTAGTATAATTTTACTATAAAAGAATAAAAAGTATTATAAATAATGTCTTTAATTATAGGGAATATGGTTTTAAAAAACACATATCATGAAAAGCAGCAATATCTTTAATGTTATATTTATTTTTAGGGACTAATTATTGCTGGTTTAATTGTCATTCCTAACAGTGCAACATATGGTGGTGATTACAAGTCAACAGTAAATAATCTCATATATAAAATTACCAATAACGGAAAAGTAGAGAATCTATCATCTGATAACTTGAAGTTTATTAGGGTGGTAGTTACCTGATCTCCAAGTGAGTTAAAAAAGTATAATCCTATTCCTTTTATACAAAGTGCTGTACTTGGATCTACAGCCAAGAGATATTTAAAATAATTAAAACTTTGAAAAACCTTCAAAAAATGGCTTTTTATTTATGAGTACAATAAAAAATGTGCTATTTTTTTACATACCTTCTGACACCAGATGATTAAAAGTATGAAACAAATACTTTCATAAATATGTAAAAACATGTGTATAAATAAAAATCTTTATATGTAATAATATTTTTAGATTCGCTCACATTTTGAAAGGTTAATATACACTATAGAGGATATGAATTTCTAAAACAGTTTAATATTACATTTTTATCAAAGGGAGTGTTATAGATGGCAATTGGAATAGCAATCGGTATTATATTATTTGGATTGGTATTAGCTTTTCAATTAAGTCATGGTAAGACCAAAAAAAGAAGGTGTATTATTTGGGGAGTTACTATTATGTTAGCAATAGCACCATTCTTTTCTTGGCTAGTTGGTATTTCCTATGGCATTTACGTTGGAGATGGATTTGCCGGAGGAGCACTAATGGTTATATTATTTTTAATTATTTTCTTAAGTGGGCTTCTCTCATTATTAGTCGGAGTTTTAGGTAGTGATGAAAAAGAGATAATTGAAAAATAATTTATTACTCAACTTTCTCAGGTCAAATCAATAAGGTAAGCAAAGATCTAGCAAGGAAACCCTATTATGATAGTTGATTTTTAAGTAATGGTTATGTTTGTTTATTTTTTTATTATTGCAACCAGAGAATCCAATCAAGTTTATTTACTTTGTTACAAAGGTCAAAAAAAAAATAACCCACCTAAAGTAGGTGAGCTGTCCCCTGTCAAGTACAGTGGAAATAATAAAGATGATTTAAGCGGCTTTAGCTCAACACATAACATTTTAACTATCATTCTCTCTTCCTGTTGCCTCCTTTGACAAACATGCAGGGAGAGTATTTTTTTGCTAATCGTCACATTTGCTAATTAGTTTCCTTAATTTCTTCAAGTTCAATGTTATAATTAATGGCTAGACTTATTTTTTTATCGTTTACTAGACAGAGGTGATTTTATATGAACGGACTCTTACTCATGTTTATTTTGTATATCGTTTTCGCCATGGTTGGAATATTTATTTTATATTTTGTGATAAGAGCAGCAGTAAAAGCAGGTATCGATGAATCCACCACAAATAAAATGATTGGTCGAATATTAGATAAAGTTAGCGAAAAAAAATAACTATCCATCTGCACCTCCCACTACATTGTGGAGGTGTTTTGTATTTATTAAACTAATTATTTATTATGTTTCATAATATTTCCTAAATATAGTGTTTATTTATTCTCATGATCCAAAGTTCATCAAAAGATAATTAATACTTATTCTTTCAGTAAAGGAGTTTATTTTATGCCAATTGCGTATGTTACTAATTTTACAAGTGGTACCGTTTCTGTCATTGATACCAAAACCCATTCTGCGATTGCTACTATTCAAGTTGAAAATGCTCCTCTTTCGGTTACGATAACTCCTGATGGAAAACTTGCCTATGTTGTAAATTCTGGTAGTGCGACAATATCTGTCATTGATATTAAAACTCATTGCGTTGTTTCAACTATTCAAGTTGGAATAAATCCTCAGTTCTCTAAATTTAGTCTTGATGGAAAGCTTGCTTACGTTAATAATAGTTCTGATGTTACTATTTCCATTATTGATGTCAGAACTCATTCTGTGATTGCTACTGTTCAAATTGGTTTATTTCCTAGTTCGGTTGCTTTTACTACTGATGGAAAACTTGCTTACATTGCAAATTTTGGTAGTAACACTGTCTCCGTCATTGATGTCAAGACTCATTCTGTGATTGCTACTGTTTCAGTTGTGTTAGATCCTTCGTTTGTTGCTATTACTTCTAGTTAACACAATTACTCTTGAGTTTCCTTAACAACCTGTGTTCCTTATCTTTCATCCGTTCATGAGCTTCTTGTATTTCTTTGGAAATCCTTTCATATTGCTGCTTTGCCTCTTGTTGCTCTATCTCTAATTCCTTCATTTGTTTGGAAAAGAAGGATTCAACACTCCCACTACCAACTAAGAATTTTCTATACGATTTAGGTTGATATGTCATTTAACCGTTCCTTCCTCTGACACTCACAATAATGCTTGGCAAACTACTAAAAATAATGATTAACCAAAGGGTAGTCCACCCCGGATGTTCAAATAATAGTTCCATTTTGCCCTCCTAAACCACTCACTAATTCTTGAGTTTCATAAAAATAAATTTTAAACGTTCAAAAGAAGATGAAAGAAGTGTATTAATTTCATTAACAGATAAAGGAGTTCGGTTAAAAGAAGAGACTAGAGCCATTCCAACGATGATATTTGATAAAACAGGTTTAACATCTGAACATTCGACTAGTATAATCGCAACGTTCGAGACCTACTTAAACACTAAGAAAAACACCATATGTACAGGTATAGAGTTTAATTATTAAAAGGATTTTTTTAATGAAAGGGCGTTTTCCACTATTAGTACAAATACGTTTAGAGAAGTTGTGATGGTTAATTTGAAAGGCAAAAAAATTAAAGCGAATGAATTTTGATTCTTACTACAATTTATAACCTAAAAAATGATTAATCAAAAGAACCTTTTGTTCTACAATTTATAAATAAAGGCGCATCACTTAGAGAAATGTGCCCTATTGTTGAATAGTATTTTCAGAATCGACGATGTTAAAAAAATTTAATGAAGCTATCTGGATCTGCAAAAGATTAAAAAGTTAAAAAAGGCACTGTTGCAATGGGATCTCTAATAAATAATTTTACAGCTAATACACAATTGAGAATACCTCTTCATCATTCAAGTTACCAATTATTTTTTTTGGTGCCTCCACATAACCAACGTTCACGTACATAAATGTCTGTTGATTATCATTTAATTCTATGACGGTGTAATCACTATTAGGGTAAAAGATAACCACTGAATCTACTTTATCATTAATTTTCCCACTAATAATACGATACTTTTGTTTCACATCTCCATTGGTATCCCCAAGTAGATGTGAAACATTTATTGCCTCTTTTAAATTAGTTTTATATATATCTATGTCTTCTAGATGGTATTCACCTTGAGAATTCTTAACTGAATACATGACACCGTAATAACTACCTTGTTGTAATGTAAATGAGGTAAAAGTGCCACCTTCAATGTTCGAAATTTCAGTTATGTAAATCTCATTTGGCTTTCTAGAATAAAAATAGTCTATTCCTTTTGAAACTAACTTCTCTAAATTCTTATCTGCTATTGATTCAGTAGTAGTTACCATTCCCTTAGGTTTAAGTTCTTCATACATAATAGTATCAACTTCTTCATTAGAGCTCTTTTCAGTATAAATAAATGTATAGTATACTGCTAAGATCAACAATAAAGTGGTAATTAGAAATATTCTTTTATTCATTTATTACACCTCTAGATATCAATCTTCACAACCTAATATGTCTTTGACATTTATAAGTTAAATTTGCCTTATCTCAAATCCCCACCTACTTTCAACAAAACCCCTTATTATCAATACATTTTTATCAGGTTCCTCCATGACAGCTACATGACCAGACTACGTTGAAAATGGTATTTTGATCTATGTTACGTCATAATGTTGACTAAGTTCTTGATAAGCTTAGTTTACGTCATCTACTAAAACCTCAACATCTGTAACATTGATATTTGGATCATTTTGTAAAACTAACGCTGAACTATTTTCTTTTGGGAACTTCAATCCAATAATTGTCCAGGTTCCTCCACCTTCTAAATCTCTTTTTACTTTCCGGTTTTGTTTTAACCCTAAAGATAGATAAATGTTACTAGATTTTTGAATATCGGTAAACGTAAAATATTTCACCACATACAGATAATCTCCATACTTACTAGATGTAGGAGGTTATCTCATTGGGTATAAACCAATGGAATGTGGGGATAATTTGACGTTTACC from the Bacillus sp. SM2101 genome contains:
- a CDS encoding helix-hairpin-helix domain-containing protein — translated: MAPMYTGKGKYWELTNSWWILLTLLPFGITSFISFLFVGVRVKKPRWIVYGLVYLAVCIVVFILPTSGITALTALLFWIISVIHAYKIRPIYLIQLDVLQSKEKVLDNQKYSKLRQEAKERFNVSESTITRPPKPQTATKKRKLVNSEEITTPTPVDTVQVNKINLNIASEREIASIPEIGIILAKKVVIKRQEIGGFQSFKEFSEIMQLKERAIQNIEKKVTFSHVDHISKEKKSGRVIDY
- a CDS encoding 4Fe-4S single cluster domain-containing protein, whose protein sequence is MSSLRISRIEKKTRVEGPGLRYAIWVQGCLIRCEGCFNPHTWDMNGGIVQDIDEIFSDIESTSQTTPELEGVTFLGGEPFHQAQELSILASKIKKIGLSIVTFTGYDYASIINSNNPNWHRLIKATDLLIDGPYIESKHDLSYPWIGSKNQKYRFLSDVYKHLEDYLSTIQNKLEINIHPNGTITANGMANSVDLDMLLQLGYVRKEE
- a CDS encoding cytochrome D1 domain-containing protein yields the protein MPIAYVTNFTSGTVSVIDTKTHSAIATIQVENAPLSVTITPDGKLAYVVNSGSATISVIDIKTHCVVSTIQVGINPQFSKFSLDGKLAYVNNSSDVTISIIDVRTHSVIATVQIGLFPSSVAFTTDGKLAYIANFGSNTVSVIDVKTHSVIATVSVVLDPSFVAITSS